The Candidatus Gracilibacteria bacterium genome segment TGCAGATGATATTATAGTAATTGAAAATGGGAAACTCCTCGAGAGATGAACTCATAAAGAGCTTGTGAAAATGAAATGATTTTATAATGAAATGCTTGAGTTACAAAGTTGATTTTAAACTTATGAAAAAAATACTACATCTCACGATTGCCCTGATTTTTATTGTAGGTTTTGGTTTATATTTTGGTCCAGAATACTGGCAGTTTCGTGATGCTCAAAAGCTAGAATCTAGTAACGCAGAGGTAACTTCGCAATCTATCAAAGATTTTTCTATCAATTCTGTCCCAGACTTTAGGTGAAAATTAGAACTCTACTCAACTCCAAATAAAGAGTTTTTAACACAAATAGTTTCTGAAATAGACGCTGCTCAAAATAATATATATGTAGAAGTCTATATCTTCACAGAAAAGGATATGAGAGACGCAATTATCAGAGCTCATAATCGATGAGTAGAAGTTAAAATACTCCTTGAAAATAATCCATATCAAGCTCCATATCTCAATGATAAGCATTATAATTCTTTTGTAGATGCTGGAATTGATGTGAGATGGTCAGATCCATTGAATTATTCACTCAATCACGCGAAGCTCTTGATGATTGATGAATTTGCCTATATTTCCACATGAAATTTTTCTTATTCATTATTTACTAAAAATCGAGACTTACTTGTAAAAATAGGTGATGTGTGATTTGTTCAAAAATTACGTGAATTATTTTTACTTGATTATGAGAGGATTGCTGGATGAGTGATTGATTCAAGACTCGTTTTATCTCCATCTCAAAGCCGTTTTAAACTAGTGTCGCTTATAGAATCTGCTGCAACAAATTTGGATATTTATTTCCCATATCTTGCTGATGATGCATTGGAAGAACTAATAATTAAAAAATCTAAAGAGTGAGTGCAGGTTCGTCTTGTAGTCGAAAAATTGTATTTTAATGAAAATCCAGAAGTAATTTTGAAACTTACGAATGCATGAATTATGGTTCAAGCTATGAAATGACCTAAACTCCATGCAAAATCTATCTTATCAGATTGAAAACTTCTCTATATATGAAGTATTAATTTTTCCAGATATAGCTTAGATGAAAATAGAGAAATATGAATATTGTTGCAAAATAAGGAAATAATCGAGAAATTTACTCATATATTTAGCTCTGATTTTGACTCATAAATTATCGTGTAGATTCTTTACAAAAAAATATATATGTGTTAATCTTTACTCATATACCTATTAGAAAAAAATCCATGAGATTTATTTTCCGTGTTTTATGAATAATTATTATGACTCTTTGATTCATGGTTCTTATTGTAGTATGATTTTTTTCTGAGTCACAGTCATCTAAAGAAGAAATCGGTTTTTTGCAAAATAGTCTTGTAGATATCTCACTTTCTGAAATAAATAATTGAATTGTATCAACCCATTTCTCTCAAAAGGAATCACTCTATAGTTCTAACAAGACAATTACTAAAAAGTGAACTGATTCACTTGAAGTAGATGTATCTGAGCCATGATTATACCTTAGTTCATTTCGAGACTTAAACTCACAGCATAGTTTTAAAGCTTCTTGATTTGAAATAATTCAAAAATGAATTGGAGAAGTTTACATTGATACACAAACACAAACAGGAAGTGTTATGATTTTTGCACTTAATACTCCAGTTCAGCTTACTCTCAAGAGTAGCGAAACAACACAAAAGTATACAGATATATATCTGCTACCTCATATGTATATTATTTTTGAACCAAGTAGATGAAAATTTTTAGAAAGTGCAGACTTTGTTAGAGTACAAACGGTGTATCAACTTTGATATCTCAGTGAGTCACTGAGTAATATCTTACAAAAAGATAATATAGGAGTATATAAAAATAATTTTGAAAAATTTGTACT includes the following:
- a CDS encoding ABC transporter ATP-binding protein, with amino-acid sequence ADDIIVIENGKLLERGTHKELVKMKGFYNEMLELQSGF